In Pseudomonas fluorescens NCIMB 11764, a single window of DNA contains:
- a CDS encoding membrane protein produces MNPAKAGWLNKVPEVTLAFWVIKILSTTVGETGADFLAVDAGFGAGWTSIGMALLLGGALFLQMRKTAYSPWIYWLTVVLVSIVGTQITDIMTDMLDISLYVSTSVFSVLLAFNFLIWFRMEHNLSIREIDSPRRELFYWSTVLCTFALGTAAGDLATEALGLGFTVGALIFGVLIAATLLAWRLGGNVVLTFWIAYILTRPFGASLGDLLTQAKTYGGLGMGAAWTSAIFLTVIVLLVAVAQIGVGIRRSAIQ; encoded by the coding sequence ATGAATCCCGCTAAAGCCGGATGGCTTAACAAAGTCCCCGAAGTGACACTGGCCTTCTGGGTGATCAAGATTCTATCGACCACCGTGGGGGAAACCGGCGCCGACTTCCTGGCCGTGGACGCGGGGTTCGGCGCAGGCTGGACCAGCATCGGCATGGCGCTGCTGCTGGGGGGCGCGCTGTTTCTGCAAATGCGTAAAACGGCGTATTCGCCTTGGATCTACTGGTTGACCGTGGTGCTGGTGAGCATCGTCGGCACGCAGATCACCGACATTATGACCGACATGCTCGATATCAGCCTGTACGTCAGTACGTCGGTGTTCTCGGTGCTGTTGGCATTCAATTTCCTAATTTGGTTCCGCATGGAACACAACCTGTCGATCCGCGAAATAGACTCGCCGCGGCGCGAACTTTTCTACTGGTCCACCGTACTGTGCACCTTTGCCCTGGGAACCGCCGCCGGGGACCTGGCCACGGAAGCGCTGGGACTGGGGTTCACCGTCGGGGCCTTGATTTTTGGCGTTCTGATTGCCGCGACGCTGCTGGCCTGGCGCCTGGGGGGCAACGTGGTGCTGACCTTCTGGATCGCCTATATCCTGACCCGCCCGTTCGGCGCCTCTCTCGGCGACTTGCTAACCCAAGCCAAGACTTACGGCGGCCTGGGTATGGGCGCCGCCTGGACCAGCGCCATCTTCCTCACCGTCATCGTCCTGTTGGTGGCTGTCGCGCAGATCGGCGTCGGCATCCGCAGGTCCGCCATTCAATAA
- a CDS encoding response regulator transcription factor, which translates to MTHVLVIEDDPVTSREIEAALNDHGFDVTLVNNGREGLVAAISDTFDIIVLDRMLPGALDGLGMLTALRASGITTPVLILSALSALDERVRGLRAGGDDYLTKPFEFIELTARLDALNRRRAPPSAANRDSRLRIGNLEIDLLRRSVRRGERQIDLLPREYALLEYLAQHAGQVVTRTMLFEAVWNYSYDDRTNVIDVHIGRLRHKIDGEGDSPMLQTIRGAGYVLRSPE; encoded by the coding sequence ATGACCCACGTACTGGTTATCGAGGATGATCCCGTCACCTCACGGGAGATTGAGGCAGCCCTTAACGACCATGGCTTTGACGTAACCCTGGTAAACAATGGTCGTGAAGGCTTGGTAGCGGCCATTAGTGATACCTTCGACATCATTGTTCTTGATCGCATGCTACCTGGAGCGCTTGACGGCCTAGGCATGCTTACCGCATTGCGCGCCTCCGGCATCACCACACCGGTTCTGATTCTCAGTGCGCTAAGCGCTTTAGATGAGCGGGTTCGAGGCCTTCGTGCAGGAGGCGATGACTATTTGACCAAGCCGTTCGAGTTCATTGAGCTGACTGCTCGACTAGATGCTCTGAATCGCCGAAGGGCACCTCCTTCCGCAGCAAATCGAGACAGTCGATTGCGCATTGGGAATCTGGAAATTGACTTACTACGACGCTCAGTGCGCCGAGGCGAAAGACAGATTGACTTATTACCTCGTGAATACGCGTTACTAGAGTATCTCGCTCAACATGCCGGGCAAGTCGTCACGCGAACCATGCTCTTCGAAGCTGTCTGGAATTATAGTTATGACGACCGCACCAATGTGATAGATGTTCATATTGGTCGTCTGCGTCATAAGATTGATGGCGAGGGCGATTCTCCAATGCTCCAAACCATTCGGGGGGCTGGTTATGTCCTACGTTCGCCTGAGTGA
- a CDS encoding response regulator — protein sequence MRILLVEDDLMIGDAIEGVLKDASYATDWVKNGLTALAALDTQNYALVLLDLGLPGKDGLDVLDAIRARNNPVPLLIITARDGLDDRLRGLDGGADDFLLKPFAMAELLARMRAVLRRRGGNAQSLLDNGEVSLDLASKQASTADISEVQLSSREFALLQALLIRPGAILSRSELEDQIYGWGDEVESNAVEFLIHALRRKLGNHVIKNVRGMGWMVSKGV from the coding sequence ATGCGTATTCTGCTGGTCGAAGATGACCTGATGATTGGGGATGCCATCGAAGGTGTGCTCAAGGATGCGAGCTACGCTACCGACTGGGTGAAAAACGGCCTCACCGCGTTGGCGGCGCTGGACACACAGAACTATGCCCTGGTGCTGCTGGACCTCGGTCTCCCGGGCAAGGACGGGCTCGATGTGCTGGATGCCATTCGCGCGCGCAACAACCCCGTGCCATTGCTGATCATCACTGCCCGGGACGGCCTGGATGATCGCCTGCGCGGACTCGATGGCGGCGCTGATGACTTCCTGCTCAAACCCTTCGCCATGGCCGAATTGTTGGCGCGTATGCGAGCAGTATTGCGCCGTCGCGGTGGTAACGCGCAATCGCTGCTGGACAACGGCGAGGTGTCGTTGGACTTGGCCTCCAAGCAAGCCTCCACTGCCGACATCAGCGAAGTCCAACTCTCCAGTCGAGAATTCGCGCTGTTACAGGCGCTGTTGATCCGCCCGGGGGCCATCCTTTCGCGCAGTGAGCTGGAAGACCAGATTTACGGCTGGGGCGACGAAGTGGAAAGCAACGCGGTGGAGTTCTTGATTCACGCGTTGCGGCGAAAACTGGGTAACCATGTCATCAAGAACGTCAGGGGGATGGGATGGATGGTTTCAAAAGGCGTTTGA
- a CDS encoding sensor histidine kinase codes for MSYVRLSEIPRTISFRTALMFLALFGCSFFALFGYIYWQTTGYLISEVDTALHREVDRQNAQEPALRRTEILKHTEQDPEGRLPYTLFDSAGTTIAGALSTLPTFSAYDKPAEFFWDKANGHDRPIRYLVHKLDDGSTLLIGQDIHDIREFDELLVNALVSGGSLLIVVGLLGAIALGVSARRRLDVLSRSIKIIVEGDLSGRLPTRGNNDDIDRIAGVVNGMLDALERLMSEVKGVCDDIAHDLRTPLTRLIAGLERAQRRSLTQKEYASAIDTAIEDAKGLMQTFRALLRISEIEGSARRSNFTLVGFNQICADAVELFEPLAEERGMNLEFKPCEGVDTVMGDSQLLFDAVCNLIDNAIKFSPDGSDVEVTVSADANNCGISIRDRGPGIPEEEREAVFRRLYRSESSRHTPGNGLGLSMVSAVARLHDMTLQVHDAQPGCRVDLIGKAQNA; via the coding sequence ATGTCCTACGTTCGCCTGAGTGAGATTCCACGTACCATCAGCTTTCGAACAGCCCTTATGTTCCTGGCATTATTTGGGTGCTCGTTTTTTGCGTTATTTGGTTATATTTATTGGCAGACTACCGGATATCTGATCTCAGAGGTGGATACTGCACTGCATCGAGAGGTAGACCGCCAAAACGCCCAAGAGCCTGCGCTACGACGTACAGAAATACTTAAACATACGGAACAAGACCCCGAAGGGCGGCTCCCATATACGCTATTCGACTCTGCAGGTACAACGATTGCGGGGGCGCTATCAACCCTGCCTACGTTCAGTGCATACGATAAGCCTGCGGAATTTTTCTGGGATAAAGCTAACGGGCATGATCGGCCTATCCGCTACCTTGTTCACAAACTGGATGATGGAAGCACTCTTCTGATCGGCCAGGACATTCACGATATTCGTGAGTTTGACGAGCTTTTGGTCAATGCTCTGGTTTCAGGTGGCTCACTACTTATAGTAGTTGGGCTACTAGGAGCGATTGCATTAGGCGTATCTGCTCGCCGTCGTTTAGACGTACTTAGCCGCTCCATAAAAATAATTGTGGAAGGCGATCTCAGTGGGCGTTTACCTACACGGGGAAATAACGACGATATTGACCGTATTGCCGGCGTGGTAAACGGCATGCTGGATGCACTTGAACGGCTGATGAGTGAAGTCAAAGGTGTATGCGACGATATTGCTCATGACTTGCGAACACCGCTGACTCGCTTGATCGCTGGATTGGAACGTGCACAACGGCGTAGCTTGACGCAAAAAGAGTACGCCAGCGCTATCGATACAGCCATTGAGGATGCTAAGGGTCTAATGCAAACCTTCCGGGCACTGCTGCGCATTTCAGAAATAGAAGGCAGTGCTAGACGCAGTAATTTTACCCTTGTTGGTTTCAATCAAATCTGCGCTGATGCAGTTGAGCTCTTTGAGCCTCTCGCTGAAGAACGTGGTATGAATCTAGAGTTCAAGCCATGCGAGGGAGTCGACACAGTAATGGGGGATTCGCAGTTACTGTTTGATGCGGTTTGCAACCTCATCGATAACGCCATCAAGTTTTCACCGGACGGAAGTGACGTTGAAGTAACAGTCTCGGCAGACGCTAACAACTGCGGAATCAGTATCCGTGACCGTGGGCCCGGAATACCGGAGGAGGAACGAGAAGCTGTTTTCCGTCGACTCTATCGTTCAGAGTCCAGCCGTCATACGCCAGGAAATGGCCTGGGCTTAAGTATGGTTTCAGCTGTGGCACGTTTACATGACATGACCCTGCAGGTTCACGATGCCCAGCCCGGATGCCGAGTGGACTTGATAGGTAAAGCACAAAACGCTTGA
- a CDS encoding DUF3606 domain-containing protein, producing the protein MKKPKDTSGNNAIIINVTDSTELKYWAKKFGCSRDEIRLAVKEAGDSLAAVERHLALIMC; encoded by the coding sequence ATGAAAAAGCCAAAAGATACCAGCGGCAACAACGCAATAATAATCAATGTCACGGATAGCACGGAGCTCAAGTACTGGGCTAAGAAGTTTGGTTGCTCGAGAGATGAGATCCGATTAGCTGTCAAGGAGGCAGGAGATTCTCTAGCTGCAGTCGAGCGACATCTTGCACTTATAATGTGCTGA
- a CDS encoding glycosyltransferase family 2 protein — MKDQPPKKTNYSIALVNYKSLELTKTCLQLLQNIIQEEGVPVYVVDNDSRDSSTDYLRALKWINLIERKIEHPEAGNIAHGRALDLALSLVETKYLFLLHTDTFIYDLEVFNMMIAQCIDQHEVAAVGCLEQLNRGFLRSTWRVSSRFLKHYTRRGLKALGIRSREPKPYREIHLKSFCTLWNVRLVKKHGLHFQMDERNPGYELQDRMKELDYKIKFISPRKMFRYLDHIQSGTISSLGGYTSNHRRTKMYNQITQGLKF, encoded by the coding sequence ATGAAAGACCAGCCCCCCAAAAAGACAAACTATAGTATCGCCTTGGTTAATTACAAGTCGCTCGAGCTAACCAAAACATGTCTCCAACTCCTACAGAATATTATACAAGAAGAAGGTGTTCCAGTTTATGTGGTGGACAATGACTCCAGAGACTCAAGCACAGATTATCTTCGAGCTTTGAAATGGATCAATTTGATTGAGCGAAAAATAGAACATCCTGAAGCCGGGAATATTGCGCATGGTCGAGCTCTTGATCTCGCTTTAAGTCTCGTTGAAACGAAATATCTATTTTTGTTGCATACCGACACCTTCATTTATGACCTTGAAGTTTTTAACATGATGATCGCGCAGTGCATCGACCAACACGAGGTAGCAGCCGTTGGATGCCTAGAGCAGCTGAATAGAGGCTTTCTCCGCTCTACCTGGAGAGTGTCATCACGCTTTCTTAAACATTACACCAGGCGTGGCCTGAAGGCGCTTGGCATAAGATCAAGGGAGCCGAAACCATATAGAGAAATACACCTAAAAAGCTTTTGCACCCTATGGAACGTTAGGCTGGTCAAAAAGCACGGCTTGCATTTTCAAATGGACGAACGCAATCCAGGCTATGAGCTTCAGGATAGGATGAAAGAATTAGATTATAAGATTAAATTCATATCACCTCGAAAGATGTTTCGCTATCTAGATCACATTCAGAGCGGAACGATTTCGTCACTAGGCGGCTACACCAGCAACCACAGAAGAACCAAGATGTACAACCAAATAACACAGGGCTTAAAGTTTTAA
- a CDS encoding LTA synthase family protein, protein MRLPASAPLRFLLMITGLWLVIFFLTRLVLLATHLSEAGTAFASIFGIGVLYDLSFLLYAALPISLYVLLCPPSLWRSRGHRWFLQGLLTLSVFVMLFTAVAEWLFWDEFGVRFNFIAVDYLVYSDEVLNNILESYPIGKLLSGLAVIAVVICIALHKPLQRVIGAPLPSWRQRFLSIAVIFALSAVVLLVVDQDTPRGKGGNTYQHELASNGPYQFFAAFRNNELDYDQFYGTLPNDVVGKNIHQELAEGDVQFIGKDSLDVRRIVTQNDKTQRHNIILVTIESFSAKYMGSNGDPGNLTPNLDQLRKESLYFNNFYATGTRTDRGLEAITLSIPPTPGRSIVKRVGRESGFASLGQQLNHVGYDSVFVYGGRGYFDNMNAFFSGNGYRVVDQSSVDEAEIQFKNAWGMSDEDLYQQTLKLADENFANQKPFLLQLMTTSNHRPYTYPEGRIDIASGDGRDGAVKYTDYAIGKFLEAARKKAWFDDTIFVFVADHTAGSAGKEDLPIRNYQIPLFIYAPKLIPAREESQLASQIDLAPTLLGLLKLNYESTFFGRNLLLPSTLPPRVLVGNYQHLGLFDGKDLAILSPRAMLRRHDDALGASHEVTVQFDDPLVARAITYYQAASYGFTHRLLNWAGSANTSKQ, encoded by the coding sequence ATGCGTTTGCCCGCTTCCGCCCCGCTGCGTTTCCTACTGATGATTACCGGCCTTTGGCTAGTGATTTTTTTCCTCACCCGCCTGGTGTTACTCGCCACTCACCTTTCAGAGGCGGGTACTGCATTTGCGTCGATCTTTGGTATCGGTGTTTTATACGACCTGAGCTTTTTACTATACGCCGCACTACCCATTAGCCTGTATGTGCTGCTGTGCCCGCCGTCGCTGTGGCGTTCACGTGGGCATCGCTGGTTTTTACAGGGGCTATTGACGCTCAGCGTTTTCGTCATGCTATTTACTGCCGTGGCTGAGTGGCTGTTTTGGGACGAGTTCGGCGTACGCTTCAATTTTATTGCCGTGGATTATCTGGTGTACTCCGACGAGGTGTTGAACAACATTCTGGAGTCCTACCCAATCGGCAAATTGCTTAGCGGACTGGCGGTGATCGCGGTTGTCATTTGTATTGCTCTGCACAAACCTCTGCAGCGGGTGATTGGTGCGCCGTTGCCTTCCTGGCGCCAGCGCTTCCTGAGTATCGCAGTGATTTTCGCTTTGAGTGCTGTCGTTCTGTTGGTCGTTGACCAAGACACTCCACGTGGCAAGGGCGGCAACACCTATCAGCATGAGCTGGCCAGCAATGGTCCCTACCAGTTCTTTGCCGCATTTCGCAATAACGAGCTGGACTACGATCAGTTCTACGGCACCTTGCCGAATGACGTAGTTGGCAAGAACATCCACCAAGAGTTGGCGGAAGGCGATGTGCAGTTCATCGGTAAGGATTCGCTCGATGTCCGTCGAATCGTGACCCAGAACGATAAGACCCAGCGACATAATATTATTTTGGTGACTATCGAAAGCTTCAGCGCCAAGTACATGGGCAGCAATGGGGACCCCGGTAACCTGACGCCCAACCTCGATCAACTGCGTAAAGAGAGTCTGTACTTCAACAACTTCTATGCCACTGGCACCAGGACGGATCGCGGCTTGGAGGCTATTACGTTGTCTATCCCGCCGACGCCGGGACGCTCTATTGTCAAACGGGTTGGCCGTGAAAGTGGTTTCGCCAGCCTGGGCCAACAGCTGAATCACGTCGGTTACGACAGCGTGTTTGTGTATGGCGGCCGTGGCTACTTTGACAACATGAATGCGTTCTTCAGCGGAAATGGTTATCGGGTCGTCGATCAAAGCAGTGTCGATGAAGCTGAGATCCAGTTCAAAAATGCCTGGGGTATGTCTGATGAAGACCTCTACCAGCAAACGCTGAAGCTGGCAGACGAGAATTTTGCCAACCAAAAACCGTTCCTGCTGCAACTGATGACCACTTCCAATCATCGTCCATACACTTATCCTGAAGGCAGGATAGATATTGCATCCGGTGACGGTCGTGACGGCGCTGTGAAATACACCGACTATGCAATCGGCAAGTTTCTTGAAGCAGCCCGAAAGAAAGCCTGGTTCGACGACACTATCTTCGTCTTTGTCGCTGACCACACCGCTGGTAGCGCGGGTAAGGAAGATCTTCCGATTCGTAACTACCAAATCCCTTTGTTCATCTATGCGCCAAAGCTCATTCCGGCGCGTGAAGAAAGTCAACTGGCCAGTCAGATTGACCTGGCTCCAACCCTGCTCGGGCTGCTGAAACTTAACTACGAGTCGACATTCTTCGGTCGTAACTTGCTTCTGCCTTCTACCTTGCCACCCCGCGTGTTGGTAGGCAATTACCAGCATCTTGGTCTGTTCGATGGTAAGGATCTGGCTATTCTCAGCCCACGAGCAATGTTGCGACGCCACGATGACGCCCTGGGCGCAAGCCATGAAGTGACGGTTCAGTTCGACGACCCTCTAGTGGCACGTGCGATTACCTATTACCAGGCTGCGAGCTATGGTTTCACCCATCGCTTATTGAACTGGGCCGGCAGCGCAAACACTTCTAAGCAATAA
- a CDS encoding ATP-binding protein, with product MDGFKRRLSDSVQSRLSVTLSLAILIVALLAGAFAFISALDETHEMQDESLRQVAVLFDRQHMTLRYPGAERIVGDDEESRIIVQYLSDSAKATGNDDASIPLPFPVTLADGLSTLNIAGENFRALVRTTSAGERIVVAQEADVRDKEARESAWRRLLPFFILFPVLLLMVGDLVRKLFRPIATLSAEIDQRDQQALHPVDEQHLPSEIRPFVVAINRLLKRVAQAMEAQRRFIADAAHELRSPMTALSLQAERLSSAPMSEAARQSFAPLAQGIERSRKLIEQLLALAAAQSVTQRAETAVSVHALFRRVLEDLLPLAENKGIDIGVESVEDVQVVINELDLFILVKNLVDNAIRYTPAGGRVDLSVEPAEQGVLIEIKDSGPGISAEEQELVFDPFYRSLGTGEAGSGLGLSIVSTIASRNDASVTLNFLDELSQKGLRVTVRLYRPVV from the coding sequence ATGGATGGTTTCAAAAGGCGTTTGAGCGACTCGGTGCAGTCACGGCTTTCCGTCACGCTGTCACTGGCCATTCTCATCGTCGCCTTGCTGGCCGGTGCGTTCGCGTTCATCTCGGCACTCGACGAAACGCATGAAATGCAGGACGAAAGCTTGCGTCAGGTGGCGGTGCTGTTCGACCGCCAGCACATGACCCTGCGCTATCCCGGCGCCGAACGGATCGTTGGCGACGACGAAGAGTCGAGGATCATCGTGCAGTACCTATCTGATAGCGCCAAAGCGACCGGCAATGACGACGCCAGCATTCCGTTGCCATTTCCCGTGACCCTGGCCGATGGCTTGTCGACGCTGAACATAGCCGGTGAAAACTTTCGCGCGCTGGTCAGAACCACCTCGGCAGGCGAGCGCATCGTGGTCGCGCAAGAGGCCGACGTGCGCGACAAGGAAGCGCGGGAAAGCGCCTGGCGCAGACTGCTGCCGTTTTTCATTCTGTTCCCGGTGCTGCTGTTGATGGTGGGGGACCTGGTGCGCAAGCTGTTCCGTCCCATCGCGACGCTCTCGGCGGAGATCGATCAGCGCGATCAGCAGGCGCTGCATCCTGTCGATGAACAGCACTTGCCGAGCGAAATCCGGCCCTTCGTCGTGGCGATTAATCGGTTGCTCAAGCGCGTCGCGCAGGCCATGGAAGCGCAACGGCGGTTTATCGCCGATGCCGCCCATGAACTGCGTTCGCCGATGACTGCGCTATCCCTGCAAGCGGAACGTTTGTCGTCCGCACCCATGTCGGAGGCAGCCCGGCAAAGCTTTGCGCCCTTGGCTCAGGGCATCGAGCGCAGCCGCAAACTCATCGAACAACTACTGGCCCTAGCCGCCGCACAATCAGTCACGCAACGAGCCGAGACGGCGGTTTCGGTGCACGCGTTGTTTCGCCGCGTGCTGGAAGACCTTCTGCCACTGGCCGAAAACAAGGGCATTGATATTGGAGTGGAAAGCGTCGAGGACGTTCAGGTCGTCATCAACGAGCTGGACCTCTTCATCCTGGTCAAGAACCTGGTGGACAACGCCATCCGCTATACCCCAGCGGGCGGTCGGGTCGACTTGAGTGTCGAGCCGGCGGAGCAGGGCGTGCTCATCGAGATCAAGGACTCGGGCCCGGGCATCAGCGCCGAAGAGCAGGAGCTGGTGTTCGACCCGTTTTACCGCAGCCTGGGCACCGGTGAAGCCGGCTCAGGGCTGGGTTTATCTATTGTCAGCACGATAGCCAGTCGTAATGATGCAAGTGTCACGCTCAATTTTTTAGATGAACTAAGCCAAAAAGGATTGCGAGTCACAGTACGATTGTATCGACCTGTGGTTTAG
- a CDS encoding histone-like nucleoid-structuring protein, MvaT/MvaU family: MSKLAEFRQLEKYLAEQLEALETLKGDAGLKKEIEFETKLRALLAEYGYSLLNVINLLDPKAGRRAPATEAKSGTRKPRQVKVYKNPETGEVVETKGGNHKTLKEWKAKYGSDTVESWLAK, encoded by the coding sequence ATGTCTAAGCTTGCAGAATTTCGTCAGTTGGAAAAATACCTCGCCGAGCAACTTGAGGCACTTGAAACCTTGAAGGGCGATGCTGGCCTGAAGAAAGAAATTGAATTTGAAACAAAACTGCGCGCTTTACTCGCCGAGTACGGCTATAGCCTGCTGAACGTGATCAATTTGCTTGACCCAAAGGCTGGTCGTCGCGCACCAGCTACCGAGGCAAAATCCGGTACGAGAAAGCCACGCCAAGTGAAGGTTTACAAAAATCCAGAAACTGGCGAAGTGGTGGAAACCAAGGGTGGCAACCACAAAACACTGAAAGAGTGGAAAGCGAAATACGGCTCCGACACCGTAGAGTCTTGGCTCGCCAAGTAA
- a CDS encoding DUF3606 domain-containing protein, whose product MQQRNLTRGSDEIRINVNDTFELKYWAKKFGVTTSEVKSAVKAVGDALSAVHSQLESNKKNSNDTCSTW is encoded by the coding sequence ATGCAGCAACGAAATCTCACGCGCGGCTCTGACGAGATCAGAATCAATGTTAACGACACCTTCGAGCTTAAGTATTGGGCAAAAAAATTCGGGGTAACTACGAGCGAGGTCAAATCCGCAGTGAAAGCGGTAGGCGATGCCCTTAGCGCGGTCCATAGTCAACTCGAAAGCAATAAAAAAAATTCCAATGACACATGCTCGACGTGGTGA